CGCCTTTTTTCTGTCCCTAGAATTCGAAGCGCTCCAGGTCATGGGCGATACAGACGGGGCCGGCATACACTTCTTGCGCCTCTCTCTGCCACAGCTCCTCATCCCCATCGGACCCATCGTTGGAGAGGTGCACCAGCACCAGGCGCTTCGCATTCATCGCCCGCGCTATCTCGCCGGCCTGGCGCGGGGAAGAATGCCCCTGAAAGTTCCCCGTCGCCTCATGCAGGAGCAGGTCCGCCCCGGCCCCCAGACGCACCAGCGCATCACATGGCTCTGTGTCGCTGGAATAGACCATCACCGCTCCGCTGGCCTTATGCTCGATGCGCAGTGCCACACAGGCCACCATATGCGCCACCGGGCTGGAGTATACGCGGAAATCCTCCGTTTCCAACACCATGGTGCGTTCTATGAGCGGGATGGCATGAAACACCGTGCCGAACAGCGCCGGCCAATCGGTGGCATCCACCACCTCTAACAGGGAAGCGACCGACGCCACCGCCTTCAGCGGCCCATAAATCTCCAGGTCATCCTGCCGGCCCAAAAGCCACATCCCCAGGATCAGGATGGGCACCCCATAGATATGGTCAGGGTGATGATGCGTCACAATCAGGGCGCGCAGAGAAGTAGGGTCCACCCCCATCTGGCGCAGTCGCTGGATCGGACTGCCGGCGCAGTCGATCAACAGTACCGACTTTTCCCCCCGTACCGCCAGATAGGTGTTATCCCGCTTCGCACTGGGCAGTGCCCCGCCCGACCCCAATACCAGCACCTCAGGCATCCACACACGCCTCAATCATGGAATGGAAAATCGCTGTACGGCAGACGCGAATGCACAGCGCCTCTCACAGCGGCTGCCGGCCGTTGTCCGTCTTGCGCCAGACGGTATAAATCCGCTGCCAGGCGGTCAGATGGGCCAGCACAGCCAGCACCCACAACCCGATGTCCATCCTTTGCACCAGGAGGAATACGATCAACAACAGCGTGCGCTCGACGCGGGTCAGCAGGCCCTCTTTGCATTCCACACCCACGCCCTCCGCACGCGCCCGTGTATAGCTGACCAGCAGGGAACCGATGGCGGCCGCGAAGGCCAGCAGAACCAGATGGGACTGAGCAGTACGAAGGTAGTATGCCGCAAGGCCGAAGTACAAACTGGCCTCGGAATAGCGGTCAATGGTGGAATCCCAGAAGGCGCCGAAGGTGCTGACTTTGCCGGTCTGTCGGGCCAGCGCGCCATCCAGCGCGTCAAAGGCATTGGCGAAGGCCACCGCCAGGCCGCCCCAGAAGAATTCTCC
This genomic stretch from Anaerolineae bacterium harbors:
- a CDS encoding MBL fold metallo-hydrolase codes for the protein MPEVLVLGSGGALPSAKRDNTYLAVRGEKSVLLIDCAGSPIQRLRQMGVDPTSLRALIVTHHHPDHIYGVPILILGMWLLGRQDDLEIYGPLKAVASVASLLEVVDATDWPALFGTVFHAIPLIERTMVLETEDFRVYSSPVAHMVACVALRIEHKASGAVMVYSSDTEPCDALVRLGAGADLLLHEATGNFQGHSSPRQAGEIARAMNAKRLVLVHLSNDGSDGDEELWQREAQEVYAGPVCIAHDLERFEF
- a CDS encoding CDP-alcohol phosphatidyltransferase family protein; amino-acid sequence: MLTDWARKSFRWAVDPIARALAALGLTPNGLTFLGLMLNMGAAYLLYLGEFFWGGLAVAFANAFDALDGALARQTGKVSTFGAFWDSTIDRYSEASLYFGLAAYYLRTAQSHLVLLAFAAAIGSLLVSYTRARAEGVGVECKEGLLTRVERTLLLIVFLLVQRMDIGLWVLAVLAHLTAWQRIYTVWRKTDNGRQPL